A single region of the Sulfitobacter geojensis genome encodes:
- a CDS encoding DUF4123 domain-containing protein: MPQKRSFIRPGSGHPVVDSLRAASALGNPLVFLCPQKAKTFADGYDDLVQALKHPRGTPYLLVDGLSGGALLDDLGQQGEQIFPLFPEDTDADLLDAAPRLVTCSDHRVILESFHSFWGKGIASIVFATAAPDALVPHLKQNLYVEDPDGELCILRFFDPRVLCMLAETLFDDQLGTIFGEVIDLFVFENALGELCQLSRLQKDVA; this comes from the coding sequence ATGCCGCAGAAACGATCTTTCATACGTCCCGGCAGTGGCCACCCTGTTGTTGACAGCCTGCGCGCGGCCTCCGCACTGGGCAATCCGCTGGTGTTCCTATGCCCGCAAAAAGCAAAGACATTCGCCGATGGGTACGACGATCTTGTTCAGGCGTTAAAACACCCCCGCGGGACGCCCTATCTGCTTGTTGACGGGCTGTCGGGGGGCGCGCTCCTCGACGATCTGGGCCAACAAGGCGAACAGATTTTCCCGCTGTTTCCCGAAGACACCGATGCAGACCTCCTTGATGCAGCGCCACGGTTGGTCACCTGTTCGGACCATCGCGTTATCCTTGAGAGTTTTCACAGCTTTTGGGGCAAGGGCATTGCAAGTATTGTCTTTGCCACCGCCGCGCCGGACGCACTTGTTCCCCACCTTAAACAAAACCTTTATGTGGAGGATCCGGACGGCGAGCTTTGTATTTTGCGTTTCTTTGATCCGCGCGTTCTGTGCATGCTGGCCGAAACTCTGTTCGACGACCAGCTCGGTACGATCTTCGGCGAGGTGATCGACCTGTTTGTGTTTGAAAACGCCTTGGGCGAGCTGTGCCAACTGTCCCGCTTGCAAAAGGATGTGGCATGA